From the Candidatus Thermoplasmatota archaeon genome, the window ATGCAACAAAAATCGGGGAAAAACAGAGCCAATACACAGAGATACTGAAAGAGGACGGGACAATCATCGATGACACTATTTTTATGAACCTTGGAGACAGATACATGATGATTCCAAACGCTGGTATGAACGCTATCGTAACCAAATGGTTGAATGAACAAGCAAAAAAATACAAACTAGATGCAAAGGCAGAGGATGTATCAAGGGATTTTGTTATACTCGCGATTCAGGGACCAAAATCAAGAGATACACTGCAGAAACTCACTGATACAGATCTTAATTCGGTGAAATTTTTTGGATGTCAATATGATAAAATCGCAGGTGTTGACTGCATCATATCTCACACAGGTTATACCGGAGAACTAGGTTTTGAGTTGCAGATTACTCCAACAAAAAAAGCAGAGGTTGTTTTTAATAAAATACTTGAAGCAGGTAAAGAATTTGGTATAAAACCCATAGGCCTTGGTGCAAGGGACACGCTGAGACTGGAGAAATGCTTCATGCTTGCTGGTAATGAGTTTCAAGGAGGAAAAACACCTCTGGAGGCTACCCTTGGTTGGACTATAAACT encodes:
- the gcvT gene encoding glycine cleavage system aminomethyltransferase GcvT, whose protein sequence is MPLKSPLYKIQEKLGAKFTEFAGYEMPLQYSSIREEHLTVRRAVGLFDVSHMSNVWITGKDATKLLSLTTVTDATKIGEKQSQYTEILKEDGTIIDDTIFMNLGDRYMMIPNAGMNAIVTKWLNEQAKKYKLDAKAEDVSRDFVILAIQGPKSRDTLQKLTDTDLNSVKFFGCQYDKIAGVDCIISHTGYTGELGFELQITPTKKAEVVFNKILEAGKEFGIKPIGLGARDTLRLEKCFMLAGNEFQGGKTPLEATLGWTINWDHDFIGKQALLKQKEQGNYDRLTCLLCIDKGIPRHGCIIQKDGEKVGIVTSGTLSPCLNVGIAMGYVRYDLRSEGNILDIVVRDKPLKARVVKPPFVPKDWAQKNLENVYNP